GACCGTGCACGTCGGCGACCAGGTGCTCGCGGTCGGCAACGCCGAGGGCTACGGCGGCGCGCCGACAGTCACCGAGGGCATCATCTCGGCCCTCAACCGTGATCTCCCGGCCGGCGAGGGCGCCGCTGCGCTGCGCGGGCTGCTGCAGACCGACGCCGCGATCAACCCGGGCAGCAGCGGCGGTGCGCTGGTGGACACCGCTGGGCGGGTGGTCGGCATCACCAACGCGATCGCCGCCGGGTCGCGTGGCCAGCCGGCGCAGAACATCGGCTTCGCGATCCCGACCGACACGGTGCTCAAGGTGCTGCCCGCGCTGCGGGCGGGCCGCAACGTCACGGGTGGCGGCAACGCCAGCGGGACCCCGACCGCGTTCCTCGGCGTGGACCTCTCGGACGCCGGGCAGGGCGCCGGCGCGCTGGTCGCCGCGGTGGAGCCCGGGACGCCGGCAGCGGCCGCGGGCCTGCAGCCGGGCGACATGATCACCGCCGCGGACGGCACCACCATCAGCAGCCCGGCCGACCTGCGTTCGGTCGTCGCCCGACACAAGCCGGGGAACAAGATCAAGCTCACCTGGCGGCCAAGCGGGCAGAGCCAGACCCGGTCGGCGACCGTGACGCTGGCCACCCGGCTGGCGAACGCCGGCTGATCCGGAGCCGCCTGGCCCTGGCTCACCTCGGTGACGTGGGGCCGGCCCACCGCGGACCGGCCCACGTTCACCCCGGCGTCCCCGTGTCTCTCCGGGCGCTGACGCTCGGCTCCGCCTCGCTCTCGAGCCCCCCGGATCCCCTGGCCTCGCCGTTGGCCTCGGCCGAGGCCAACAGGGGCAGCTCGACGCGGAACACCGCCCCCTCTCCTGGAGCCGAGCGCACTGCGGCGCGGCCGCCGTGCGCGGCGGCGATCGCGGCCACGATCGACAGGCCGAGCCCGGCGCCGCCGTCATGCGACGGCGACCGGAAGCGGGAGCCGTCGGCCCGGTAGAAGCGCTCGAACACCCGCTTGGCCTGCTCCCTGGTCAGGCCAGGGCCGCGGTCGGCGACCTCGACGATCGCCACGCCCTTGGCGGCGTCGGACCACACCTGCACCTGGGCCGGCGCGTCCGCCGGCGTGTGGGCGCGGACGTTGGCGAGGAGGTTGTCGACCACCTGCCGCAGCCGGTCCGGGTCCCCGAGCACCTCCACCGAGTCGGTCACGCCGCCGCTTGAGCCGAGCTTCAGCTCCAGCGGCCGGGCGGGCTCCACCGCCGTGGCGGCCTCGACCGCCTCGGTGGCCGCCGCCCCCAGGTCGACCGGGCGGCGCTGCAGCGGGCGGCGCTGGTCCAGCCGGGTCAGCAGCAGCAGGTCCTCGACCAGTGCGCCCATCCGGGTCGCCTCGCTCTCGATGCGGCGCAGCAGCCGCGGCAGGTCCTCGGGGTGACGGTCGGCGCCGCGGCGGAACAGCTCGGCGTACGCGCGGATGACTGCCAGGGGCGTGCGCAGCTCGTGCGACGCGTCCGCGACGAAGCGCCGCAGCCGCTCCTCCGACTGCCGGAGCTGCGCCTCGGACGCCCGGCGCTCGGCGAACGCCGCCTCGATCTGGCCGAGCATCAGGTTGAGGGCCTGCCCCAGCCGGCCGACCTCGCTGCCGGGCTCGGCCCGTGCCACCCGCTGGGTGAGGTCTCCGCGGGCGATGGTGGCCGCGGTCGCGCTGATCTCGTCGAGCGGCCGCAGGCCGAGGCGGACCAGCCACAGCCCTACGGCGACGGCCGCGGCGAGGACGGCGACGGTCACCAGGATCTCGATGAGCATCAGGCGGTTCAGGGTCCCAGCCTCCTGGTCGAGCGGGAGGGCTACGACCAGGGTGCCGCCACCGAACGGTGGCTCCGAGACCCGCACCCGGAAGCGCGGCCCGCCCCGCTCGGCCGCGGCGACCGTCAGGTACACGGCCGGTTCGTCGACGGGCGGGCCCCCGTCGGAGTTGGACGCCGAGCCCGACCCGGATGTCGTGCCGGGTACGGGGAGCTGTGTGGGCAGGCGCGGGGTGGGCGGCGTCGCGTTACGGTTGGTGGAGCTCTAGAAGTTGCCGAGGATGTTGTTGTCCGGGTCCCTGATCTGCACGAACACGTCCGGGGGGAGCTGGCCGAGCAGCCGGGATGAGCCTCCCCCCGGGTCGGGGAAGGTGAAGGCGCGCTCGATGGCGCGCTCGATGCTGCGGTCGGCGCTGTCGAGCTGCTGGTCGACCCGCCCGAGCAGGAACGAGCGGAGCGCCGCGTAGGTGGCCACGTCGGCGACGGCCAGCCCGCAGACGACCAGCACCAGCAGGGCGGCCAGGAGGCGGCCCCGGAGCGACAGCGGTCGCGGCGGGGACAGCGGTCGCGGCCATGACCGCCGCCATCCGGTCACCATGACTCACTCCGTCTGGTTCGCCGGGAGCCGAAGGGTGTAGCCGACCAGGCGGATGGTGTGGATCAGCGGCGGGCCGAGCCGGCGGCACGACCGGTCGCCGCCTCCTCGACTTCGAAGCCCTGGTAGCGCAGCGCGGTCGCGGAGGTGGTCGGTGCGCATCAGGGTCGTCGTGGTGCCCTTGACGGGCGACTGCACGCTGGTCGCCCCGCCGGTGATGGTCTCCTGGGCCTGTACCACCGGGGCGACCGCGGCCACCGTGCTGAGCTTCTGGAGGGCGCCAAGGTCGGACAGCTTGAGGCTGTTGGCGGATCCCGCCGCCCCGGCGACGCCGCGGCCGAAGCCGCGGGCGAAGCCGCGGGCGCTGGTTACGGTGAGGGTGTTGGCGCCAAGGCCGCTGAACTGGTCGTTGACGTCCGCGGCGGAGCCGCGCCCCACCGCGACCAGGGTGACCACCGAGCCGACCCCGATGATCACCCCGATCACGGTGAGCGCCGAGCGGGCGGCGTTGGCGCGCAGCCGGTCGACGCCCAGGCGGATCGCCTCGAAGATCACTGCACGACCCCCCCGAAGCCGCCGCCCTGCCGGGTCGGCGTCTGCGTCTGGGTGCCGGTGCCGCTCTGCTGGCTGCTGGCGGTCACGCCGGTCACGACCTCCTGGCCGGGCTGCACCCCGGCGACGATCTCGGTGCCGCTCGGGGTGGTGAGCCCGACGATGACCTGGCGGGTCACCGGCTCGCCGTCCAGCATGACCTCGACGGTGGGGGTGTTGGCGCTCCCGCCGATCGCGGAGGTCGGTACGATCACCACCCCCTGCTGGCTGACCACGACCACGCTGGCCTGGCCGGTCATGCCCGCGCGGGCACCGGTCGGCGGGCTTGTCGGCTGCACGGTCACCGCGTACTGCACCACCGTGTTCGACCCGGCCGTCGACTGCGTGCTCTCGGCCTGGGCCGGGATCGACGTGACCGTGGCCTGGGTGGTCGCCCCGGACAGGGCGTCGAACATGAGTTGGGCGTGCTGGCCCGGGCGCAGCCGCGAGACGTCGAGCTGGCTGACGTCGGCCTGCGCGACCAGCCCGCCCGGCACGCCCAGAGTCGCCAGGGTCGTCTGCGGGCCGACCTGCTCGCCTGCCTTCACCAGGACCTGCAGCGCGACCGAGTCTGGCGGGTAGGACACGAACGACGACAGGCCGAGCGTGCCGGTCTCGTCCAGGCCCTGGTCGCCCTGCCATGCCTCCAGCGCGGCGACCGTGCCGGCGCCGAAGGTCCCGTCGATCGTGCCTGGGTCGTGGCCCGCCGCCTTGAGGGCGGACTGCAGCGCCTTGACGTACTCGCCGGCGCGCAGTTCGAGATCGACGCTGGTCAGCACCGGCACGGGGATCGACCCGCGCCGGTAGGTGCGGGCCAGCGCCCAGGTCCGCACGATCGGTGACGCCGTTCTCACCGCGTTGGTCCTCCGCATCCTCGCGATCGTTCGTGGTGGATACTCGCCAGCGGACCTTGAGGCCCGCTGAGGGTCAGCTGAAACTCCGCTGTGGGTTCAGCATGAGCCTCGGTTCAGCGGCCCACTCCCAGGCGCCGGCGGGCGAGCGCCTTCAGCCGGCTGGCCAGCTCCGGATCGTCGGCACCCACTCGCCCCGACCCGGGGGCTGATCGGTCGCGAGGGTCCTGGCCAGGGCGCGCGGCAGTGGCATCGCCTGGCTCAGCCCGAGTAGTGCCGCCAGCCGAGCCAGGTGCTCGCCCAGGTGCCGGTCAGGTCCCGGCAGACCCAGACCGGCTGGCCCTGCTCCTCGTTGTCGACCCCTTGGCCGTTGTCCAGCCGGGCGGCCAGGGTGACCGACCGGAAGCGCTCCTGGAGGAAGGCGCGGCGCTGGGAGTAGCCGACCACGATCACCACCCGCCCGTCGCCGCTCGGCGGCCCCCACCACCAGGAGGAGTTGTGCCCGCTGAACACAGCGTCGCGTCCCCAGGTGCCGCCGTAGCGGGCCAGGGCGCCCGCTTCTCCGTAGTTGGCGGTCACGGCGATGGCCGCGGCCCGCTCGGCCGGCGGCAACCCGTCGCGTACCCGCAGCACCTGGGCCACGTAGGTGGGCCAGGCGAAGGTCTCGCCGGCGTCATAGTTCGCCTTGGCGACCACGGTGAGCGTCGAGGCGGGCAGCACCGGCAGCAGCAGCGGCAGGGGCAGGGCGGCGGCCAGCGCGACCGCCGGCAGCAGCCGGCGCAGCGGCAGGCCGCCCCCGCCGTGACGCTCGCGCCGGCGGGCGAGCCGGACGGCGCCCGCTGCGAACAGGACCGGGTAGAAGCCGAAGGCGTAGTACGGCTTGCCCCCGACCAGCATGTAGAAGGCGACGAACACCAGGTAGGCCACGGCCAGCGGCCGCCAGGCGCGTGCCCAGCCGTCGCGCAGCAGCGCCACCAGCCCCAGGAGCCACACCGGCGCGAGCAGCGGGTTGGTCACCAGCAGCTGCAACGGCAGGAAGGCAAGGCCAGCGCCGAGGCCGCCGTCCTCGGCGCGCAGGTCGGCGAACACGGCCAGCTGCGGCCAGCCATGGCCGGCCTGCCACGCCAGGTAGGGCGCCCACAGCAGCGCCGCGACCGCGGCGCCGGCCAGCAGCCAGCGGCTGGCCAGCAGGCTCCTGGCGTCCCGGTCGGCGAGCACGCCGACCAGCCCGGCGCCGGCGAGCTGGGCCATGGTGGCCTTGTTGAGCAGGCCGACCCCCGCGACCAGGCCGATCGGCAGCCACAGCCGGCGGTCGCCGGTGCCGAGCAGGCGGACCAGCAGCCACAGCCCGACCGCCCAGGCAAGCAGGTCGTAGGTGGTCGTGGAGTGCAGGTGCCCGGTGCCCAGGGTGACGCCCGAGCCGGCCACGCAGGCCGCGGCGAGCAGCTGGGCGGCGCGGCCGCCGCCCAGCTCCCGGGTCAGCAGCCCGGTCACCACGACCAGCGCGCCTACCGCCAGGGCGGGCAGGAGCCGCAGGCCGAGCAGCGAGTCGCCGAACAGCAGCCGGGCCAGCCCAGCGAGGGCGGGAGTGAGCGGCGGCTGGTCGACGTAGCCCCAGGCCAGGTGGCGCGACGCGACCAGAAAGTAGAGCTCGTCGCGGTGGTAGCCGTAGCGGCTGGCCACGGCCAGCAGGAGCGCCACCAGCGCCGCTGCCACCCCGAGCAGCCCTCTGGTGGCGACTGGCGGTCGCGGAATGGCGGCGCGCTCGGCGCGCTGGGTCACGGACACACCCGGCATCGTGCCGCAAGACCGCCGCTTCGCCCCAGCCGGCCCCCGGGTGAGCGGCTGCGGGCGCGGTCGCGCGGCGGACGTCCTGGTTGGATCGGGGCAGAACGAATGCTGCTTGCAGGACCGCTCAGCCGGCGGTGCGCTCGCAGTAGGCGGGGATGTTGCCGGCGCCGCCGGCGGCGGCCGCGAGCGCGTCGGCGTCGAGCTTCCTGCTCTCGTTGCTCTTGCTGGCCAGGTAGTCCTTGCACAGCAGGCGCAGGGTGGCCGCGGTCGGCGGCGCGTTGTTGGGGGGGCCGCCCGACTGGCCCTGCCCGGAGCCTCCCTGCCCGGGCCCGGAGCTGGCCGGGCCGGGTGCGATGCGCTCGCAGTAGGCGGGGATCTGGTCGGCGCCGCCGGCGGCGGCCGCGAGCGCCTGGAACGAGGTCGAGTCGAGCTTCTTGCCCCTGTCGCCCTGGCCGGCCGACCAAGCCGTGCAGAGGCCGCGTGCGGCCTGTGTGGTGAGCGCCGGTGCGCCAGGCTGCGGGCCGGTCCCGCTCGTGGAGGTGCCCGGTGCCCGGCTGGTGGTGACCGCCGGGGCCTTCCCGCCCGCCCGGGGGACCGCCCCCCGGACCAGCGACCCGGCCCCCGGGTCGCTGGTCCCGGGCAGGACCGCGCGGGCCAGCCGCTGCACGGGTGCCGGCAGGTTGCCGGTGACCGCCGCGGCGGTGCCGCCGACCGAGACCGCCGCAGCCACCGCGAGCGCGGCCAGCCCGGCCCGGAGGCGCCCGGCCCCGGCCGGGCGCCCCGGGGCCGGACGCCTCCGAGCCGCCCGTCCGTGCTCGGCCGACCTTTGGGCCGCCCGTCCGTGCTCCGCCCGAGGGGAAGCGGGCGGGTGCGCGGCCTTGAACGCGGCCAGGGCGGGTGCCGCCCCGGCCAGCTCGTCAATGGTGGGCGGCCCCGCCGCCGCTGCCAGCACCTCGGCCACCCTGGCGTAGGCGGGCGGCAGGTCGCCCGGGTCGAGGTCGCCGGCCAGCAGCCGCTCGGCCGCGGCCTGGTCGAGGGCGAGCGGGTCGGACCCGTCGGGGTCGTTCAGCAGTCGGCGCATCTCGGTCGAGAGAGCGTCCTCGTCGGCCATGGCGTTACACCGCCCTTCCCGAGCGGGCGTCCTGACCCAGCCGTTCGGCCAGCCGGCGCAGGCCGCGATGGGCCAGCACCCGCACCGTGCCGGGAGGCTTGCCGACGATCTCGGCCACGTGGGCGACGTCCAGGCCGGCCACCACGCGCAGGGTGACCACCTCGGCCTGGTCCTCGGTCAGGGTGGCGATCAGGGCGAGGGCGGAGCGCCCGGAGATGGCTTCGAGGGCCGAGGCGGCCGGGTCGTCGGGTGCCTCCAGGTGGGCGAGCGCGTCCACGGGCACCGGCTCGGTCGCCTGGCGGGCGGCGCGGCGCCGCCAGTCGACCGTCCGGTGCCGGGCGATCAGGAAGATCCAGGAGCGGAAGCGCGGCTCGTCGCCGGAGAACCGGCCCAGGCCGCGCACCACCTCGAGCCAGGTATCGGCGGCCAGGTCCTCGGCCATGGGGGACGCCAGCACGCGCAGGTAGCGGAGCAGGGGGGGCTGCAGGTCGAGCCAGAGCCTGGTGAAGGCGCGCTCGTCCCCGCCGGCGGCGGCGGCGAGCACCTGGGGGAACGCCGGCCCGATCACCGCCCACGCCCTTCCGCGCGGTACTGCCACGGGCGCCGGGCTTGCATCTCGATCCCCCTGACGAACCGGTCTCCAAGGCCCGACCAACGTGCAGGTTCCGTCCGGAGGTGTCAAATTGCCTCGTTCTCGCACCTTCCCGCCAGAAGCGGGGAAGTGGGCGGCGCCGCTCGGCCGGCCTGCGTTTCCCGCTCGTCGGCGATGGGTACTCGGCTCCAGCAGAGCGTTCATCCGTGCGAAAAGGAGCAGGCATGACTCTCGGCGCCAGCATCTTCCTGATCGTGATCGGCGCGATCCTCACGTTCGCGGTCAACTGGACCACGTCCGGGTTCGACATCAACGTCGTCGGCATCATCCTCATGCTCGCGGGCGTGGTCGGGCTCGCCCTCACGCTGTTCCTGTCGAGCAACTCGCGCTACCGCCGGCGCCGGACCCTCGGCGGGCCCGACACCATCGTGGAGGAGCGCCCGATCATCGAGGAGCGCCGCTACGAGCGGGACGACCTTCCCTAGACCGTTCACGATCGGGTGACGGGACCGGCACGCTCGACCTCTCCCTGCTCCCGTGAGCCTCACCTGCTCCCGTGAGCCTCGGGCGGAAACGGGCTGGCCAGGCACTCGGCGGGCAGCTCGAACCAGCGCAGCGCCTCGAAGTCGGCTGACAGCGGCGCGGCCGCCTGCCGCCCAGCCTGGCCGTCGGGGCCCTGCGCCGCTGCGAGCAGTCGTTTCGCCTGGTCCAGGTAGCCGGCGAGCGCGGCCTCTGGGGCGCGTTGGGTGGGCGCCTGGTAGCGGAGCTGCCCCTGCTGGTCGTAGTGGAGGTGGTGCAGGCGCAGTGGCGGTTCGACCAGCCCGCGGCGGTGGCGCCACCGGGCGGTGGCGGGGTCGAAGGCGTACTCGGGGAGCAGCTTGTAGCCCTGGTCGGCGACCAGGTGGACGGCGTCGAGCAGGTAGGCGAACACGGCCTGGGAGATGAAGTAGTTGAAGTTGACCCGCACCCAGCCCGGTTTGATGCCCTCGCAGCCCCGGGCGATCTCGCGTTCGAACTGGTGGGACCGGTCGATGTCGATGCCGAGCAGGCGGTGGCCGTAGGGCCCGGCGCACGAGCAGCCGCCCCGGGACTGGATGCCGAACAAGTCGTTGAGCAGCGCGACCACGAAGTTGTGGTGCAGGTAGGCCGGGCCGTGGCGGACCACGAACGACACGATCGACAGCCGCTCGGCGCCGATGTTGCCGAGCAGCTCGATGTTGGGGTTGGCGCCCCAGGAAGCGATGGCCCGGCGGATGAACGACTGCTCTCGCAGCTGGATCGCGTGGGTCCCGACCGCCTGCTTGAGCTGGAACACCAGGCCGGCCCGGATCGCCCCGACGATGGCTGGGGTGCCGCCCTCCTCGCGCTGCACCGGGTCGTCGAGGTAGCGGTGCTCGGTGGGGTTGACGTAGGCGACGGTGCCGCCGCCGGGCACGGTGGGGACCCGGTTGCGCAGCAGTTCCCTGCGCACGACCAGCACCCCGGGGGTGCATGGGCCGCCGATGAACTTGTGGGGTGACAGAAACACCGCGTCCTTGTAGGCCGGCCCGGTGTCGGGGGAGCCCATGTCGACGTCGACGTAGGGGCCGGCGGCTGCGAAGTCCCAGAACGACAGCGCCCCGTGGCGGTGCAGCAGCGCCGAGATGGTGGGGGTGTCGGAGATGATGCCGGTGACGTTGGAGGCGGCCGAGAAGCTGCCGATCCTCAGGGGCCGGTCGGCGTGGCGGCGCAGCTCGGCCTCGAGCCGGGCGGTGTCGATGTGGCCGTCGGTGTCCTCGGGGATCACGACGACGTCGGCGATGGACTCCCGCCAGGGCAGCTCGTTGGAGTGGTGCTCGAACGGGCCGATGAACACCACCGGTCGCTCGGTGGCCGGGATCTGGGCCGACAGGCCGTAGCGGTCGTCGAGGTCGGCGGGGATGCGCAGGTTGAGGATGCCGATGAGCTTGTCGATGGCGCCGGTGGAGCCCGAGCCGCAGAACAGCACCACGGTCTGGTCGCCGCCGCCGACGGCGTCGCCGATGATCTGGCGGGCGTCTTCGCGCAGCCGGGTGGTCTGCAGCCCCGTGCCTGAGCTCTCGGTGTGGGTGTTGGCGTAGCGGGGCAGGACCTCGGCGCGGATGAAGTCCTCGATGAACCCCAGCGCGCGGCCCGACGCGGTGTAGTCGGCGTAGGTCACCCGGCGCGGGCCGTACGGCCCGTCCATCACCTCGTCGTCACCGACAACCGAAGCCCGGACCCGCTCGACGAGCGCGGTCGTCTGCGCGGGCATGGCACCTTCAGGCGCGGGCATGGCGCCTTCAGGCGCGGGCATGGCGCCTTCAGGCGCGGGCATGGCGCCTTCAGGCGCGGGCATGGCGCCTTCAGGCGCGGGCATGGCGCCTCCAGGCCCTGCCGGGGTCACCTGGCGAGCGAGGTGCCCGCGGACATGAGGTCCTCGCAGGCCCCCACCACCCGGGCCGCCATCGACGCCTCGGCCTTCTTCATGTAGGTGCGCGGGTCGAAGCTCTTCTTGTCCCCGACCTCGCCGTCGACCCGAAGCACCCCGTCGTAGTGGGTGAACATGTGGTCGGCGATGGGCCGGGTGAAGGCGTACTGGGTGTCGGTGTCGACGTTCATCTTCACCGCCCCGTAGCCGATCGCCTCGCGGATCTCGGTGAGCAACGACCCCGAGCCGCCGTGGAACACCAGGTCGAACGGCCGGTCCTTGCCCACCCGGGCGCCCACGGCGCGCTGGATGTCGTCGAGGATCCCCGGGCGGAGCACGACGTTGCCCGGCTTGTAGACGCCGTGGACGTTGCCGAAGGTCGCCGCCAGGAGGTAGCGGCCCCGCTCGCCGGTGCCGAGCACCTCGGCGGTGCGGAGCGCGTCCTCCGGGGTGGAGTAGAGCCGCTCGTCGATCGCGCCGACCACGCCGTCTTCCTCGCCGCCGACCACGCCGATCTCCAGCTCCATGACCACCCGGGCCGAGGCGCACTCGGCCAGCAGCTCCTCGGCGATCCGGAGGTTCTCCTCCAGCGGCACGGCCGAGCCGTCCCACATGTGGGACTGGAACAGCGGCTCGCCGCCGGCCGCGACCCGCTCCTGGGACAGCTTGAGCAGCGGCCGCATGTAGCTGTCGAGCTTGTCCTTGGGGCAGTGGTCGGTGTGCAGGGCCACGTGCACGGGATACCTGGCCGCGACGGTGTGGGCGAACTCGGCCAGCGCGGCTGCGCCGGTGACCATGTCCCTGACCTGCTGGCCGGACAGGAACTCGGCCCCGCCGGTGGAGACCTGCACGATGCCGTCGCTTCCGGCCTCGGCGAAGCCGCGCAGGGCGGCGTTGAGCGTCTCCGAGGAGGTCACGTTGATCCCGGGATAGGCGAACCCGCCGGCCTTGGCCCGGTCGAGCATCTCGGCGTACACCTCAGGAGTGGCGATGGGCATGTGGTCCTCCCTGCCAGGCGCCTATGTGGTAGGTGGAGTATCTCCCACGGGCCCGCCGGCCGGAAGCGGTCCGGCCGATGCGATCCTCCGTAGGACTCCAACAGCTCCTGCCCGCAGGGCTTTTGAGCAGGTTTGCCCGCAAGGTTTGAGCGGTTCTGCCGGCAGGGCCTTGAGCACCTCTGTCCACCTCACAGGTGGCGGCGCTGCTCCCTGGCCACCGGTCAGGCCAGGGGATGGGGGGTGTGGTCGAGCTGCTCGGGCGTGGTGGGGCAGTCGGTCAGGCCGAGCCGGTGAGGAAGCTCGTACAGGCGGGTCCCCCCCAGCCGGTGGGCCTTCCACCCGAAGTCGAGAGGCTGGAAGCCGGGTACGAGCACGCGGACCACGTGCAGCCCGGTCCCGCCCACGTCCTTGAGGGTGAGGTCGCAGTACAGCAGGTCCCCGCCCTGGGACGAGAGATGCTCGACGAGCCGGCGCAGGCCGGCCCGGGCGCCGGCCGGAGCCGGCCCCCGCCAGTCGAGCTCGACGGGCGACCCGCACTCCAGGAACTCGAAGGCGCCGAGCGCCCGCGGGTCGGCGTAGAGCAGGGCGTGGTCGTCCGCGGTGGCGACCAGGCGCGGGTCGGCCCCGAGCCGCCTGCTGCGCGCCCGCAGCGCTGGGACGCGCAGGGCCATGTGGAGGAACGGGCGGGCCTGCCCCATCTCCAGCACGGCCTTGCGGGCCGCGCTGGCCGGGTCGAGGTCCGCGCCGAGCCCCACCGTCACCGGCGGGCCCTCGCCGTGCCGCTGCATCCCGAGGCAGAGGAAGACGTGGCAGGGATGGTCGCTGGGCAGCCGGTGCAGCCGCACCTCCACGCCGTGGCGCCGGTACGCCCCGACCAGGTCCACCAGCTCGGAGTCCGGGTGGCCGAGCGGGTCGACCCGCTGCCCGGGGAGCCGGTTCAGCCAGGCGATCACGAAGGCGTCCCGCTCGAGCACCTCGAGCGCGCCGGCCAGGACCGCGCCGGCCAGGCTGGTCCCCGCGGCCAGGCCGGTGGAGGTGGTAGGGAAGATGCGCTCCTCGGGCGAGGCCGGCGGGTAGTCCATGGACACGGCCAGGGCGGGCACGAGGACGCGGGCGCCGCTCACCAGTGACCGGCCCGCGACCCAGCCCATCACCGTCCGCTCGCTGTAGGGGGCGTAGGGGAGCGTGGCGTACTGCCCGGGCCCGTACAGCACCAGCGCGCGCGGGTCCAGGGCGCCGTCCAGTTCCTCGCGCGGGGCTCGGACCACGCCGTCCCGGTCGCGCCAGGCGCCCGCGTAGCGCTCCACCGCCTCGCCGAGCGCGCCGCGGCGCGCCTCGGCGAGGGTCGTCCCCTTGCCCGAGTGCAGCAGCCAGCGGTCGGCGGTCCGCCCGGCGCCGTCGAGGTCGGCCAGCTCGGCCACGACGACGTGGGGCAGGACCGGCTCCCGGGGGTCCTTGGGCAGCCGCTCGAGCCGGGTCACCACCCCGCACCAGGGGTCGACCAGCGACGGGACGGCGTCGAGGAGGTCGCCGCCCGGCCCGGAGGCCGGGCCGACCAGGTCGGCCAGGGGCGGCGGCGTGCGCACGGCAGGCCCGACCGGGTCGCAGACGGGGCAGCCGGGCACTGCCAGGACCGTGTGGACCCGGTCCCGGCCCGTGCCCAGGTCGAGCTCCCGGACCCGGCCGGCGAGCCCCGGCGCGCCCGGGGCGAGCAGGTGCCCGAGCGCCGCCTCGGCCGCCGCCTCGGCCAGCGTCCCAGCGGCAGCCGACGCGAGCTCCGGCGGCCCGGGGGGGTTGGGTGGCCCGGGTTCGGGTGGCCCGGGGGGTTCCGGGCGCGCCGCGTCGGCCCGGGCGCGGCCGTCGCCGCAGGCCAGGATGCGCGCCCGCCAGCACGCCCAGCAGGCCGTCCGCCCTGGCACGAACAGCGGGCCGATGAGCGCCACCGGCCCGTCGAGCCATGCGTGCAGGACCGGGACCCGGTGGGCAAGACCCCGGGCGTCGAGCCAGACGTCGACCTCGCCCGACCCGGCGTCGAAGCAGCCAGCGAGCAGGTGGCAGCCTGCAGCGAGCGCGTCGAGGTGGTCCGGCTGGCACCCGGCCGGGTCGACGAGGACCAGCTCGCCGACCCCGCGGGCGGTCAGGACGGCTCCCAGCGGAGCGCCGAGCCCCTCCGGGGCGACGACGGCGACCCGCACGCCCGCCAGCCGGCCGCGCACCTGGGATGCGGGCAGGCCCAGTGACCCCAGGCAAGCAGGCGCCAGGCCGGCTGGCCGGCCGCGCGGCGGCACGGGCGCGGTCTGCGCTACGAGCGGAGGAGCCTCCGGATCTTCTGGTAAGCATCCAGCCGCTTGTCGGCCTGCTGGTCGGTACGCTCGTCCTCGGCGCTGACGGTGAGACCAGGCTGGGGCCCGCACGGGAAGCCGGCGACGATCGCTTGGGCCTTGAGTGCCTCGAAGACCGTAATGTAGGTCTGGATCTCCTGGTCGGTGACCTGCGCCTCTTTCCCGCGCGCTTTCAGGTTCGTCCTGGTCTCGGCGACGAAGTCGCGGCCTCTGGTTTCGCCTGCCATCTGCTACCTCCCCGATCGTGCCGAGCGGTGTCGAGCTACTGCGGAGGGTCCGGCGGATCACGCGTCTGGAGCGAGCGGGCGAAGCAGGACATTTCGCTTCAGCGTGATGGTCGCTGCCGCGGGTGCGGGCGTCAACCCCGCCTCGCCCCAGCCTGTTGCGGGCGTCAACCCGCTGTCCCGGGCGTGGGGCGTCACCCCTGCTGCACGTGCGGGCGCGGGCTCACCCCTCCTGCGCGTGCGGGCGGCCAGCGGGGTCGTCCACGAGGGCCGAGAGCAGCCGCCGGGCGTGCTCGGCGGCCACCAGGTTGCCCTTGCGGGCCCAGCGCTGCTCCGCCCGTTCCAGGGCGGGCCGTGCCTCCATGGCGCGGCCGGCCGCTTCGAGGACCACGGCGCGGTCCCGCCAGGCGCTCGCCT
The sequence above is a segment of the Actinomycetes bacterium genome. Coding sequences within it:
- a CDS encoding DUF6458 family protein; translation: MTLGASIFLIVIGAILTFAVNWTTSGFDINVVGIILMLAGVVGLALTLFLSSNSRYRRRRTLGGPDTIVEERPIIEERRYERDDLP
- a CDS encoding peptidoglycan-binding protein; translated protein: MRTASPIVRTWALARTYRRGSIPVPVLTSVDLELRAGEYVKALQSALKAAGHDPGTIDGTFGAGTVAALEAWQGDQGLDETGTLGLSSFVSYPPDSVALQVLVKAGEQVGPQTTLATLGVPGGLVAQADVSQLDVSRLRPGQHAQLMFDALSGATTQATVTSIPAQAESTQSTAGSNTVVQYAVTVQPTSPPTGARAGMTGQASVVVVSQQGVVIVPTSAIGGSANTPTVEVMLDGEPVTRQVIVGLTTPSGTEIVAGVQPGQEVVTGVTASSQQSGTGTQTQTPTRQGGGFGGVVQ
- a CDS encoding glycosyltransferase family 39 protein — protein: MSVTQRAERAAIPRPPVATRGLLGVAAALVALLLAVASRYGYHRDELYFLVASRHLAWGYVDQPPLTPALAGLARLLFGDSLLGLRLLPALAVGALVVVTGLLTRELGGGRAAQLLAAACVAGSGVTLGTGHLHSTTTYDLLAWAVGLWLLVRLLGTGDRRLWLPIGLVAGVGLLNKATMAQLAGAGLVGVLADRDARSLLASRWLLAGAAVAALLWAPYLAWQAGHGWPQLAVFADLRAEDGGLGAGLAFLPLQLLVTNPLLAPVWLLGLVALLRDGWARAWRPLAVAYLVFVAFYMLVGGKPYYAFGFYPVLFAAGAVRLARRRERHGGGGLPLRRLLPAVALAAALPLPLLLPVLPASTLTVVAKANYDAGETFAWPTYVAQVLRVRDGLPPAERAAAIAVTANYGEAGALARYGGTWGRDAVFSGHNSSWWWGPPSGDGRVVIVVGYSQRRAFLQERFRSVTLAARLDNGQGVDNEEQGQPVWVCRDLTGTWASTWLGWRHYSG
- a CDS encoding HAMP domain-containing sensor histidine kinase, which produces MYLTVAAAERGGPRFRVRVSEPPFGGGTLVVALPLDQEAGTLNRLMLIEILVTVAVLAAAVAVGLWLVRLGLRPLDEISATAATIARGDLTQRVARAEPGSEVGRLGQALNLMLGQIEAAFAERRASEAQLRQSEERLRRFVADASHELRTPLAVIRAYAELFRRGADRHPEDLPRLLRRIESEATRMGALVEDLLLLTRLDQRRPLQRRPVDLGAAATEAVEAATAVEPARPLELKLGSSGGVTDSVEVLGDPDRLRQVVDNLLANVRAHTPADAPAQVQVWSDAAKGVAIVEVADRGPGLTREQAKRVFERFYRADGSRFRSPSHDGGAGLGLSIVAAIAAAHGGRAAVRSAPGEGAVFRVELPLLASAEANGEARGSGGLESEAEPSVSARRDTGTPG
- a CDS encoding ABC transporter permease, encoding MIFEAIRLGVDRLRANAARSALTVIGVIIGVGSVVTLVAVGRGSAADVNDQFSGLGANTLTVTSARGFARGFGRGVAGAAGSANSLKLSDLGALQKLSTVAAVAPVVQAQETITGGATSVQSPVKGTTTTLMRTDHLRDRAALPGLRSRGGGDRSCRRLGPPLIHTIRLVGYTLRLPANQTE
- a CDS encoding RNA polymerase sigma factor, which produces MIGPAFPQVLAAAAGGDERAFTRLWLDLQPPLLRYLRVLASPMAEDLAADTWLEVVRGLGRFSGDEPRFRSWIFLIARHRTVDWRRRAARQATEPVPVDALAHLEAPDDPAASALEAISGRSALALIATLTEDQAEVVTLRVVAGLDVAHVAEIVGKPPGTVRVLAHRGLRRLAERLGQDARSGRAV